In Aspergillus luchuensis IFO 4308 DNA, chromosome 1, nearly complete sequence, the following are encoded in one genomic region:
- a CDS encoding uncharacterized protein (COG:S;~EggNog:ENOG410Q4K6) — protein sequence MADGYHRPPGDSNAFHSCRNRSQTASILPTATPPRKRASSFYTVRGPEIVDESTPDPFYLEHTPGGASPWGNRRPGSRDVRGSEEGNPYSMISSVYSKDIPFAVTARGESARLRSNNNRSTLSVVELEHQLGLQQVASSRPWGTASGHHDHSSFSSVQTEATPDLTPSSSFSSNYSAPIYPDNSLPAVESLPVHPPPIPPSPRHNVYPYSSTPLNQSQVTLCTQPSTPIRQGRPHTATPNASSDTLVMHQGDSHDPPSHRGKPLPSLPNGARNGIAHSGRKGPPPPIRPPIAPSMISPPSRINPVTMEPHATHFEKAMFIPSNDCPSPVPSPSPGSPLLERYPTASSARDRPSTSASRPAYCEQSVWESDSDTESVDPKSLSKKPMDKLKKVRSRVHLRVAKSAPKLQPPQTPNSQHSNHLEKFSSMPDQPPEDLCPSPARKTVKARSREALRPAAETLRLVAPSTTSLVPPQSRRGSGQARTIDIDRTTAAAMQAKSRRRPRSDSKKSLSPEREKVCTLCREERSDKAILSLARPPLYKRVWESLRVLGCHGDITPPRSRRPM from the coding sequence ATGGCTGACGGATATCATCGGCCTCCCGGCGATTCCAACGCCTTTCATAGCTGCCGGAACCGATCACAGACTGCAAGCATTCTGCCCACAGCTACGCCGCCTAGGAAGCGGGCATCATCATTCTATACTGTTAGAGGGCCAGAGATTGTTGACGAGTCGACACCTGATCCATTCTACCTGGAGCATACTCCAGGAGGCGCCTCGCCCTGGGGCAATCGTCGACCAGGTAGTCGCGATGTGAGAGGCAGTGAAGAAGGTAACCCGTATTCAATGATATCCTCGGTGTATTCCAAAGACATTCCCTTTGCTGTCACTGCACGCGGTGAATCTGCGAGATTGcgatccaacaacaaccgatCTACCCTGTCTGTGGTCGAGCTAGAACATCAACTTGGTCTTCAGCAAGTTGCATCATCCCGTCCGTGGGGAACAGCCTCTGGACATCACGACCACAGTTCGTTCAGCTCAGTGCAGACCGAAGCTACACCAGATTTGACACCAAGCagctccttctcatccaatTACTCTGCTCCCATCTATCCTGACAACTCCCTCCCCGCGGTAGAGTCTCTGCCAGTGcacccccctcccatcccGCCCAGTCCTAGGCACAACGTATATCCTTACTCGTCCACTCCCTTGAACCAGTCGCAAGTAACTTTGTGTACACAGCCCTCCACGCCTATACGACAAGGACGACCGCATACAGCGACGCCCAACGCGTCGTCGGACACCCTGGTCATGCACCAAGGAGACAGTCAcgatcctccctcccatcgtGGGAAGCCATTGCCATCTTTACCTAATGGAGCCCGGAATGGCATTGCCCATAGCGGCAGGAAGGGGCCCCCTCCACCAATCCGGCCTCCTATTGCTCCGTCAATGATCTCTCCCCCGTCTCGCATCAACCCCGTGACTATGGAGCCACACGCCACTCATTTTGAGAAAGCCATGTTCATACCTTCAAATGATTGTCCGAGTCCTGTCCCTAGTCCCAGTCCAGGGTCGCCCTTGCTTGAACGCTATCCCACCGCCAGCTCAGCGCGTGATCGTCCATCCACCTCAGCGTCACGACCAGCTTACTGCGAACAGTCAGTCTGGGAATCCGATTCGGACACCGAGTCGGTCGATCCCAAGTCGCTGTCCAAGAAGCCAATGgacaagttgaagaaggttCGCAGTCGAGTGCATCTCAGGGTAGCCAAGTCGGCGCCAAAGCTTCAACCTCCGCAGACACCCAACAGTCAGCACAGCAATCATTTGGAGAAGTTTTCGTCCATGCCCGATCAGCCCCCAGAGGATCTCTGCCCGTCTCCCGCGCGAAAAACCGTCAAGGCGCGGTCACGAGAGGCTCTGCGGCCAGCGGCTGAGACCTTGCGACTGGTTGCCCCATCTACGACTTCTCTAGTACCACCGCAGTCCAGACGCGGCAGCGGTCAAGCGCGCACCATTGACATTGACCGAACAACTGCAGCTGCAATGCAAGCGAAGTCACGACGTCGACCCCGGTCTGACTCAAAGAAGTCACTTTCCCCGGAGCGTGAAAAAGTGTGCACCCTCTGTCGCGAAGAGCGATCCGACAAGGCCATCCTGTCCCTGGCACGACCTCCACTCTATAAACGGGTGTGGGAGTCATTGCGTGTGCTGGGCTGTCATGGCGACATTACACCTCCTCGGTCCCGCAGACCCATGTAG
- the YAE1 gene encoding Yae1 family protein (COG:S;~EggNog:ENOG410PR4G;~InterPro:IPR038881,IPR019191;~PFAM:PF09811): MSTLDDIFGSSPPPTTHHSHPHPPSTTTTTEPSDLPSLRRQHVTAGYRDGISASKTSHVQAGFDAGFPIGAQLGMRAGTILGILEGVLRGYDESQKAVVKKLPSAGGRKGATSTNGTATPTTTPPTITDEERQAKRAEIQALYQQAVKELDVRKVFEGISEREISEGEKAEIRLGRQGEGAIAKWEEKVRVPRWEENMDALEMKDTTAAAAEDKEVDVEES; the protein is encoded by the coding sequence ATGTCTACCCTCGACGACATCTTCGGctcctcccccccacccACAACCCACCactcccatccccaccctcccagcaccaccaccaccaccgaacCCTCcgacctcccctccctccgccgCCAACACGTCACAGCCGGTTACCGCGACGGCATCAGCGCCTCCAAAACCTCCCATGTCCAAGCTGGTTTCGACGCCGGTTTCCCCATCGGCGCCCAACTCGGCATGCGCGCCGGTACGATCCTCGGTATTCTCGAGGGCGTGCTACGCGGGTACGACGAGAGCCAGAAAGCCgtggtgaagaagctgcCTTCGGCGGGTGGTCGGAAGGGTGCTACCAGCACCAATGGCACCGCcactcctactactactcctcctACAATTACCGACGAGGAACGCCAGGCCAAGCGTGCGGAGATACAAGCGTTGTACCAACAAGCCGTCAAGGAGTTGGATGTGCGAAAGGTATTCGAGGGGATCAGTGAGAGGGAGATttcggagggggagaaagctGAGATTAGATTGGGGAGACAGGGTGAGGGGGCGATAGCGAAGTGGGAGGAGAAAGTGAGGGTGCcgaggtgggaggagaaTATGGATGCgttggagatgaaggatactactgctgctgctgctgaagacaaggaggtggatgtggaggagagCTGA
- a CDS encoding uncharacterized protein (COG:M;~EggNog:ENOG410Q2HB), with translation MRPSTRLLILTTPPIILTYTTHRYLCTLEAKYPPIDPTTTTSLALRTPSNPTTQHCPEVDVYEAKHVPVKSLLKRYSTLLQSHPKTHDSTTTNKATLTNAWILTFLNTKPLLVEGSLIGLIKNKSYSPGDTGVTDPEFIPTSTPTTTSSLTYKLSSLFITPKPQNPQEKRSDRSLLNSVFTIQHTSAPTTGLLLSWHMPDEPRLFFEKIARWGYPWRLMSGGRHELSISEVYVYQGEEVVDVRFASAHDYEVISDEEPMQKKVPAWVGRLHRGYARALVDWAVRDLDA, from the coding sequence ATGCGCCCCTCAAcccgcctcctcatcctcaccacacCCCCCATCATCCTAACCTACACCACGCACCGCTACCTCTGCACCCTCGAAGCCAAATACCCCCCCATCgacccaaccaccaccaccagcctGGCTCTCCGCACCCCGAGcaacccaacaacccaacaCTGTCCCGAAGTTGACGTCTACGAGGCCAAACACGTACCAGTGAAATCACTTCTGAAGCGATACTCCACACttctccaatcccatcccaaaaCCCATGactccaccacaaccaacaaAGCAACCCTAACCAACGCCTGGATCCTcaccttcctcaacaccaagCCCCTACTAGTCGAAGGCAGCCTCATCGGCTTAATCAAGAATAAATCATACAGTCCCGGGGATACGGGCGTCACAGACCCGGAGTTCATACCTACATCGACACCTACAACCACATCTTCACTCACATATAAACTCTCATCCCTATTcatcacccccaaaccccaaaatccacaagaaaaaagaagcgaccgctccctcctcaactCCGTCTTCACAATCCAACACACCTCCGCCCCCACAACAGGCCTCCTACTCTCATGGCACATGCCCGACGAACCGCGCCTCTTCTTCGAGAAAATCGCCCGATGGGGATACCCCTGGCGACTGATGAGCGGGGGGCGACACGAGCTCAGCATCTCAGAGGTATATGTATAccagggagaagaagtagtcGATGTACGATTCGCCTCGGCACATGATTATGAGGTTATAAGTGACGAAGAAccgatgcagaagaaagtTCCTGCttgggtggggaggttgCATCGCGGGTATGCGAGGGCGTTGGTGGATTGGGCTGTGAGGGATTTGGATgcttaa
- a CDS encoding uncharacterized protein (COG:S;~EggNog:ENOG410Q1WK;~SECRETED:SignalP(1-22)), translated as MKFTLLPTLATTTLLFLPTAYTSTLETLRYKNWDLRLFSPGCDPNTTSFELSLFHRQGVSGTADGCETLDSSVIVSAVDTFSWKSPGATTYDLCLYDVCGSSGNGTGRVEVIRDGWEVCVKYWGWMGWGVVEHGGDC; from the exons ATGAAgttcaccctcctccccactctAGCCACtaccaccctcctcttcctcccaacaGCATACACCTCCACCTTAGAAACCCTCCGTTACAAAAAC TGGGACCTCCGCCTCTTCTCACCAGGCTGcgaccccaacaccaccagctTCGAGCtatccctcttccaccggcAAGGCGTCTCAGGCACAGCAGATGGATGCGAGACCCTCGATTCCAGCGTGATTGTGTCCGCGGTGGACACCTTCTCGTGGAAGAGTCCCGGCGCGACGACATACGATTTATGTCTGTATGATGTATGTGGGAGCAGCGGGAATGGCACTGGAAGGGTAGAGGTGATTCGCGATGGGTGGGAGGTTTGTGTTAAGtattgggggtggatggggtggggggttgtggagCATGGGGGGGATTGTTGA
- a CDS encoding SD08430p (BUSCO:EOG092624UF;~COG:P;~EggNog:ENOG410PH6F;~InterPro:IPR004752,IPR024371,IPR036259;~TransMembrane:12 (i91-113o119-137i158-178o198-221i233-252o272-295i316-337o357-376i388-412o418-445i457-477o535-554i);~go_component: GO:0016020 - membrane [Evidence IEA];~go_component: GO:0016021 - integral component of membrane [Evidence IEA];~go_function: GO:0008521 - acetyl-CoA transmembrane transporter activity [Evidence IEA]), translating into MKRKGRTVLKRRSKPSLTIATGQNGYASDSMDSSIEMRKRDTSVESTSARANRLMSRPSFTLDQDPPMTPQTPAMTTTSFANLPASDRRNFLLLCVLYFLQGIPMGLATGSVPFLLKPYLSYGQIGVFSLASYPYSLKLLWSPIVDAIWSRRFGRRKSWITPIQVIAGLAMIYLGGRIEEMMQQAGANGGAGVWNFTYWWFLLVFFCATQDIAVDGWAITLMSPPNISYASTAQTVGLTAGHFLSYTVFLAFNSADFANRWFRAVPAEGGLLSLGTYLKFWGWAYLVVTTCLAVMKKEDRTHERDSIMDVYRSMWNVLKLKNIHTIILVHLIAKIGFQANDGVTSLKLLDKGFGQDNMALVVLIDFPFEIGLGYYAGKWSTEYTPMRLWCWAFIGRLAAAVLAQITVMIFPSAEQVPFWYLLTVIGEHVFSTFMNTVMFVAVSAFHARIADPSIGGTYMTMLATVSNLGGTFPRYFILKLVDMFTEATCVPPTVPPPSEKLKGDLVTEAFSCALEPDRTRCVNGGGTCHVQHDGYYTTNILCVLIGVVTFFFFIRPAVLKLQGLPLRAWRLTPGRH; encoded by the exons ATGAAGCGCAAAGGCCGCACGGTCTTGAAACGCCGCTCCAAGCCCTCCTTGACCATAGCGACGGGCCAGAACGGCTACGCGAGCGACAGTATGGATTCCTCCATCGAGATGCGAAAGAGGGACACCTCTGTCGAGTCTACGTCCGCTCGGGCGAATCGCCTCATGTCACGTCCTAGTTTCACTCTCGACCAAGATCCTCCAATGACCCCGCAAACGCCCGCCATGACGACGACCTCTTTCGCGAATTTGCCCGCCAGCGACCGGAGAAACTTTCTGCTGCTGTGTGTGCTATACTTCCTCCAGGGTATCCCCATGGGGCTGGCCACCGGATCCGTCCCTTTCCTACTGAAGCCGTACTTGTCGTACGGTCAAATCGGTGTCTTCTCACTCGCATCCTACCCCTACTCGTTGAAGCTGCTTTGGAGCCCTATCGTTGATGCCATCTGGAGCCGGCGGTTCGGCAGGCGCAAGAGTTGGATCACACCCATCCAGGTCATCGCCGGATTGGCCATGATCTATCTCGGCGGACGCATTGAAGAGATGATGCAGCAGGCGGGCGCCAATGGTGGTGCTGGCGTCTGGAACTTTACATACTGGTGGTTTTTGCTGGTGTTCTTCTGCGCTACGCAGGATATtgcggtggatggatgggcaaTTACCCTCATGTCGCCCCCGAATATCTCCTACGCATCGACTGCCCAGACGGTGGGATTGACAGCCGGCCACTTCCTATCCTACACTGTGTTTTTGGCCTTCAACTCGGCCGACTTTGCAAACCGCTGGTTCCGGGCCGTTCCTGCGGAAGGTGGATTGCTGTCGCTGGGCACGTACTTGAAGTTCTGGGGCTGGGCTTATCTTGTTGTGACGACATGTCTGGCCGtcatgaagaaggaagaccggACGCATGAACGCGATAGCATCATGGACGTGTACCGCAGTATGTGGAATGTGCTGAAGCTTAAGAACATTCACACCATCATCCTGGTCCATCTGATCGCCAAGATTGGTTTCCAAGCCAACGACGGCGTAACAAGTCTGAAGCTGTTGGACAAGGGATTCGGCCAAGACAACATGGCGCTAGTGGTGTTGATAGACTTTCCTTTTGAAATCGGGCTGGGATACTACGCTGGCAAGTGGTCGACGGAGTACACGCCCATGCGGCTGTGGTGCTGGGCGTTCATCGGACGACTGGCGGCAGCCGTCCTGGCCCAGATCACAGTGATGATCTTCCCGTCGGCTGAGCAGGTCCCGTTCTGGTACCTACTGACCGTGATTGGAGAGCATGTGTTTTCGACATTCATGAACACGGTGATGTTTGTGGCGGTGAGTGCATTCCATGCGCGCATCGCTGACCCAAGCATTGGCGGTACCTACATGACAATGCTCGCAAC TGTCTCCAACCTGGGCGGTACATTCCCTCGATACTTCATCCTCAAGCTAGTGGACATGTTCACCGAGGCAACATGTGTTCCACCAACGGTGCCACCACCGTCCGAGAAACTGAAGGGTGACCTCGTCACGGAGGCCTTCTCATGTGCACTAGAGCCTGACCGGACGCGCTGCGTCAACGGAGGAGGCACCTGCCACGTTCAACACGACGGATACTACACGACGAACATCCTGTGTGTGTTGATTGGCGTAGTgacatttttcttcttcatccggcCGGCTGTTTTGAAACTGCAGGGTCTGCCACTCCGGGCGTGGAGATTAACCCCGGGCAGACACTAG
- a CDS encoding uncharacterized protein (COG:S;~EggNog:ENOG410PNBY;~InterPro:IPR018464;~PFAM:PF09496;~go_component: GO:0000776 - kinetochore [Evidence IEA];~go_process: GO:0034508 - centromere complex assembly [Evidence IEA]), which produces MDTDDLDSEISSIRAEIRTLQHRRRILTSSLLSSRALQRLSKSQPPTLTSQQHQQQWTDISPLIQSTSTHAQTNHHRIAFSTTTFPFTDPSPTSESPNLLGIRIDICARDGTYTKPYYILLRRISPKTPQDEGKKREVRVHKHTVPAVVDMRKLERVFLPASTALNTSQDEEEDAMMDEDQEQERQLKPWKHKTRKQDLKTFVREVRKQLVVWHLRCDAVRYLREKLGVVRRGVNDDDAIYEDDERPWERDILGPNASTTAATGGSGAGEETRIAKNELGIVSLAPTALEAVYVRVEWEDGRVGRFKISNTGVVERAVVIGDSGRDKQTEGVITGGDGRVETLLERLGKRRGSGKEVGSASPVSDV; this is translated from the exons ATGGACACCGACGACCTCGACTCCGAAATTTCCTCCATCCGCGCAGAAA TCCGTACCCTCCAACACCGCCGTCGCATCCTAACaagcagcctcctctccTCGCGCGCACTGCAACGCCTCTCCAaatcccaaccaccaaccctcacctcccaacaacaccaacaacaatggACCGACATCTCCCCCCTAATCCAAAGCACCTCGACGCACGCgcaaacaaaccaccaccgcatcgccttctccacaaccaccttccccttcacTGACCCCTCACCAACCTCCGAATCCCCCAACCTCCTCGGCATTCGAATAGACATTTGCGCGCGCGACGGAACATACACAAAACCATACTACATTCTCCTCCGACGGATATCCCCCAAGACACCCCAAgatgaagggaagaagagagaagtgCGCGTACATAAACATACCGttccggcggtggtggatatGAGGAAATTGGAGAGGGTGTTTTTACCGGCTTCAACCGCTCTAAATACTTCccaggatgaggaagaagacgcgatgatggatgaggatcAGGAACAGGAGCGACAGCTCAAACCATGGAAACACAAGACGCGCAAACAGGATCTCAAGACCTTCGTACGGGAAGTGCGCAAGCAACTCGTCGTGTGGCATTTACGGTGTGATGCGGTGCGCTATCTGCGAGAAAAGCTGGGTGTTGTGAGACGCGGggtcaatgatgatgatgctatctatgaggatgatgagaggcCGTGGGAAAGGGATATTCTTGGCCCTAATGCTTCTACGACGGCGGCGACTGGAGGTAGTGGTGCCGGGGAGGAGACGCGCATAGCGAAGAATGAGCTGGGGATTGTCTCGTTGGCGCCGACGGCGTTGGAGGCGGTTTATGTACGGGTGGAGTGGGAGGATGGGCGCGTGGGGAGGTTCAAGATTTCTAATacgggggtggtggaacgGGCGGTGGTGATAGGGGATAGTGGGAGAGATAAGCAGACGGAGGGGGTAATTacgggaggggatgggagggttgAGACGTTGTTGGAGAGGTTGGGGAAGCGTCGTGGCAGTGGGAAAGAGGTTGGGTCTGCTTCGCCGGTTTCTGATGTGTAA
- a CDS encoding uncharacterized protein (COG:S;~EggNog:ENOG410PXPK) — MEPIYFTEVDESRYRTEVLLLPSEESETARQRKLVEDARQLGLKVPEVEVVTSLAASIASGMVDLSSPIRSSGSSTDRNSTYEVIPSLETPPHIDQLASSLSDFTVASEPVQAGSTRSFASMSTRPTSYSSFEGRLAPGIDSLAARPPGNRASMFSMTSADKRERRKSTLKSAIGKIHFRKKRSPSPVLLPPAAQITVAKGEKGVERVYIESKPSEAQNNDSATDDKQVLRLEIPVFDNESMQRSLDDTQLYQMRESHIAEMNRHNAFQDAFMAQLRRRQQTIVTDQLAENKRTEEKKREKNTADAIRMEERQLTVEMEQMREFERAKLNSRTRIKYMEGFFNNSSPPPSPVSGSKADTVPSRKFTAQHKAQLAQEYHDHNTMDQLHQAKIKVLRDRQELRLQEAIARMERELDDLIDKHALEFARMQQKHQQEEADILQAFDAKKSRLRHRWTLEEAILRKKLEVQHGQPYGPLPPLSFNDSHYETRDSAICVTDQTGSASGDEGPVHHKRGGQVL, encoded by the exons ATGGAGCCGATATATTTCACCGAGGTCGACGAGTCTCGGTACCGCACTgaagttcttcttctaccttcCGAGGAATCAGAAACGGCGCGACAACGAAAattggtggaggatgcaCGTCAACTGGGGCTAAAGGTGCCGGAAGTCGAGGTGGTGACATCTCTGGCTGCATCCATTGCCTCCGGTATGGTGGACTTGTCATCTCCCATCAGATCCTCCGGCTCCTCGACCGATCGAAACTCAACCTACGAAGTCATTCCGTCCCTCGAGACCCCGCCGCATATCGATCAACTTGCCTCGTCCCTCTCCGATTTTACCGTCGCCTCCGAGCCTGTCCAGGCTGGCAGCACTCGGTCATTCGCGTCCATGTCTACTCGGCCGACATCTTATAGCTCTTTTGAGGGAAGGTTGGCGCCGGGGATAGATAGCCTAGCCGCTAGGCCTCCCGGGAACCGTGCATCAATGTTTAGCATGACCTCCGCGGataaaagggaaagaagaaaatcaaCGCTCAAGTCGGCAATCGGGAAGATCCATTTTAGGAAGAAGCGATCGCCATCCCCCGTCCTCCTTCCGCCCGCCGCGCAGATCACCGTCGCTAAAGGCGAAAAAGGCGTCGAACGAGTATATATCGAGTCGAAACCGTCGGAAGCACAAAATAACGATTCCGCCACGGATGATAAACAGGTTCTCAGGCTGGAGATTCCTGTCTTCGACAATGAATCGATGCAGCGAAGCTTGGATGATACACAATTATACCAGATGCGCGAGTCCCATATAGCGGAGATGAACCGGCATAATGCTTTTCAGGATGCATTCATGGCACAACTGCGACGGAGACAGCAGACTATCGTTACGGACCAGCTTGCAGAGAACAAGCGCacggaagaaaagaagcgcgagaag AACACGGCCGATGCCATCCGCATGGAGGAACGACAACTTACAGTGGAAATGGAGCAAATGCGAGAATTCGAACGCGCGAAACTGAACTCGCGCACGCGCATCAAATACATGGAAGGGTTCTTTAACAACTCGAGCCCGCCGCCATCGCCCGTATCCGGATCGAAAGCAGACACAGTGCCGAGTCGCAAGTTCACTGCGCAACACAAAGCTCAGTTGGCACAAGAGTATCACGATCACAACACCATGGACCAACTGCATCAAGCCAAGATCAAGGTGTTGCGCGACCGCCAAGAACTGCGACTCCAGGAAGCCATCGCGCGAATGGAAAGAGAGCTGGACGATCTGATCGACAAGCATGCCCTGGAGTTTGCGCGGATGCAGCAGAAGCATcagcaggaagaagcagacaTTTTACAAGCATTTGACGCCAAAAAGTCGAGGTTACGACACCGCTGGACCCTGGAAGAAGCCATCTTGCGAAAGAAACTGGAAGTGCAACACGGGCAGCCGTACGGGCCGCTGCCCCCTTTGTCGTTCAACGACTCGCATTATGAAACGCGTGACTCGGCCATTTGCGTGACCGACCAGACAGGATCTGCCAGCGGTGATGAGGGACCGGTGCACCACAAGAGAGGGGGACAGGTGCTTTGA
- a CDS encoding putative esterase/lipase (CAZy:CE10;~COG:V;~EggNog:ENOG410PWZP;~InterPro:IPR029058,IPR013094;~MEROPS:MER0034665;~PFAM:PF00326,PF07859;~go_function: GO:0016787 - hydrolase activity [Evidence IEA]), translated as MFSVVYLYYKFLAFLIRRFIAPEKNTQATPDDVYQIPSRDSGRTIKAHVYRNATASTGPTPVLINFHGSGFMLPRHGADDAFCRQMSHETDRTVLDVQYRLAPENPFPAALNDAEDVAKWVLGQPEKFDLSRVSLSGFSAGGNLSLAAAANLFPPDTFHSVLAVYPVVDLHTNPALKTAPDTSGRAIPAVISKIFDRCYTHAAYDTRDPRISPLYASADRFPARVMIVSAACDNLAPEAEALAEKIAKEPGKEVVRQRMQSCNHGWDKSARPGTVQADAREKTYAMAAAMLSR; from the coding sequence ATGTTCTCCGTCGTTTACCTTTACTACAAATTTCTTGCGTTCTTGATTAGGCGATTCATCGCCCCCGAGAAAAATACGCAAGCTACGCCCGATGACGTCTATCAGATTCCGTCACGCGATTCAGGACGGACTATCAAAGCGCACGTCTACCGAAATGCAACCGCATCCACAGGGCCGACCCCCGTGTTGATCAACTTCCACGGCAGTGGGTTCATGCTCCCTCGTCACGGAGCCGACGATGCATTCTGTCGCCAGATGAGCCACGAAACCGACCGGACAGTCCTCGATGTCCAATACCGCCTAGCACCCGAGAATCCCTTCCCCGCAGCTCTCAACGATGCCGAGGATGTGGCCAAGTGGGTTCTGGGACAGCCCGAGAAATTCGATCTTAGCCGTGTCTCTTTGTCGGGGTTCAGTGCGGGTGGTAATCTCTCCCTGGCTGCTGCAGCCAACCTGTTTCCGCCAGACACCTTCCACTCCGTTCTGGCGGTCTATCCCGTGGTGGACCTGCATACGAATCCGGCGTTGAAGACCGCACCGGATACTTCAGGCAGAGCGATCCCCGCTGTAATCTCGAAGATCTTTGACAGGTGTTACACGCATGCTGCATATGATACCCGTGACCCGAGAATCTCGCCGCTCTATGCTAGTGCCGACCGATTCCCTGCGCGGGTGATGATTGTCAGTGCGGCCTGCGACAACTTGGCGCCTGAGGCGGAGgcgctggcggagaagattgcCAAGGAACcggggaaggaggtggtgCGGCAGCGGATGCAGAGCTGCAATCACGGCTGGGATAAATCTGCTCGCCCGGGAACGGTGCAGGCTGATGCAAGAGAGAAGACATATGCCATGGCGGCAGCCATGTTGTCGAGGTAG